The Benincasa hispida cultivar B227 chromosome 9, ASM972705v1, whole genome shotgun sequence genome has a segment encoding these proteins:
- the LOC120086656 gene encoding transcription repressor OFP12-like, whose translation MPSKLGRNYLNLCFTKIKNPLSTTQSSPPITHTADHHRQTACSFSSPAAAFITNYNSLYEVTTTINSDSNSTSIPLFGHTNDVGVADPDAFVAVDFITAFTSHRFFFSSPGSSNSIIESTTTTTTATESTTTSLSSDYFASGGDEELMIFNNSHAIPTYSPDPYADFRRSMQEMVEAREKMTTTATTTSKSNREFLYELLLCYLALNPKTTHKHILKAFADVATTIKPALPLEATEEDGNADREAESVNDGVDGGCEISGQQNDRD comes from the coding sequence ATGCCAAGCAAACTTGGAAGAAACTATTTGAATCTTTGCTTTACAAAGATAAAAAATCCTCTCTCCACCACTCAATCCTCTCCACCCATCACCCACACGGCGGATCACCACCGTCAAACCGCCTGTTCGTTCTCCTCCCCCGCCGCCGCCTTCATCACAAACTACAACTCCCTATATGAGGTCACTACCACCATCAACTCCGACTCCAATTCCACCTCCATACCACTATTCGGCCACACCAACGATGTTGGTGTCGCCGATCCCGACGCCTTCGTCGCAGTCGACTTCATTACCGCCTTCACTTCCCAccgcttcttcttctcctctcctGGCAGCTCCAACTCCATCATAGAATCCACCACTACCACCACTACCGCCACCGAGTCCACAACCACTTCACTATCGTCCGACTACTTCGCTAGTGGTGGCGACGAGGAATTGATGATCTTCAATAATAGTCATGCGATCCCCACGTATTCGCCGGACCCATATGCGGACTTCCGACGGTCAATGCAAGAGATGGTGGAAGCGCGTGAGAAAATGACGACGACAGCAACGACGACGAGCAAGTCAAATAGGGAATTCTTGTATGAGCTTCTTTTATGTTATCTTGCACTCAACCCTAAAACCACTCACAAACATATCCTTAAAGCTTTCGCCGACGTTGCCACGACAATAAAACCGGCATTGCCGCTAGAGGCAACGGAGGAAGACGGGAATGCAGATCGGGAAGCCGAGTCAGTGAACGACGGCGTCGACGGTGGCTGTGAGATCTCCGGGCAACAAAATGATAGAGATTGA